One window from the genome of Rufibacter tibetensis encodes:
- a CDS encoding rhamnogalacturonan lyase encodes MSKGVGMFLLMIFVFTTGFAQRHMENLGRGVVAVRTNSNQVFVSWRILGTDPQNIAFNVYRGKKKLNASPITGATNLTDETSTNETYTVRPIIGGKEQTPSAPATVWTEPFKRLPLQQPTGGTTPDGVNYTYIPNDCSVGDLDGDGEYEVVVKWDPSNAKDNSHRGYTGNVYLDAYKMNGTQLWRINMGKNIRAGAHYTQFIVYDLDSDGKAEVACKTADGTVDGTGKVIGNASVDHRNQSGYILSGPEFLTVFNGQTGASMATVDYLPARGNVASWGDGYGNRVDRFLAGVGYFDGQRPSLLMTRGYYTRSVLVAWDWRNGKLTQRWLFDSDAPGNKAYAGMGNHNLSINDVDGDGKDEVFFGSMVINDDGTGLYSTGLGHGDALHVSDLDPDRPGLESWTAHESQRQYQGNGLWMRDATTGEKLWGVPTTGDIGRAMTADIDPRHKGYEAWGAGGGLYNAKGVEISPVRPRSMNFGSWWDGDLQRELLNGTSIEKWDYTNSKLDRIFSGNQYGAVSNNGTKSTPALSADILGDWREEVIYRNSNNQELLIFTTTVPTTHRFYTFMHDTQYRTAVAWQNVGYNQPPHTSFYVGEGMTPPPTPAIILVTTAKPASAKVKRSR; translated from the coding sequence TTGTCTAAAGGAGTAGGCATGTTCCTTTTAATGATTTTTGTATTTACTACCGGGTTTGCGCAACGACATATGGAGAACCTGGGGCGCGGGGTTGTGGCGGTACGGACCAACAGCAACCAGGTGTTCGTGAGTTGGCGCATACTGGGAACCGATCCTCAAAACATTGCTTTCAACGTGTACCGGGGAAAGAAGAAACTCAATGCTTCTCCTATTACAGGAGCCACTAATCTAACGGACGAGACAAGTACTAATGAAACGTATACCGTTCGGCCCATCATTGGCGGGAAGGAACAGACACCTTCTGCTCCTGCTACAGTCTGGACAGAGCCTTTCAAGCGCCTGCCCTTGCAGCAACCAACCGGAGGCACTACCCCAGATGGTGTCAATTACACCTACATCCCCAATGATTGCAGCGTGGGAGACTTGGATGGCGATGGAGAATACGAAGTTGTGGTGAAGTGGGATCCCTCTAATGCTAAGGATAACTCGCATCGAGGCTACACCGGCAACGTCTACCTGGATGCTTATAAGATGAATGGCACCCAATTGTGGCGGATAAATATGGGCAAGAACATCCGGGCCGGCGCCCATTACACCCAGTTCATAGTGTACGATCTGGACAGTGATGGCAAAGCCGAAGTAGCCTGCAAAACTGCCGATGGTACTGTGGATGGAACGGGTAAAGTGATTGGCAATGCCTCAGTTGATCACCGGAATCAAAGCGGCTACATTTTGAGCGGACCGGAGTTCCTGACGGTGTTCAATGGCCAGACCGGGGCTAGCATGGCAACGGTTGACTACTTGCCTGCCCGCGGAAACGTAGCCAGCTGGGGCGATGGGTATGGCAACCGCGTAGATCGTTTCCTGGCAGGAGTGGGATACTTTGATGGGCAGCGCCCCAGCCTCCTTATGACTCGTGGCTATTATACCCGGTCCGTGCTGGTGGCTTGGGACTGGCGGAACGGGAAGCTAACCCAACGCTGGCTCTTTGATTCAGATGCGCCTGGCAACAAAGCCTATGCTGGAATGGGGAACCACAACCTCAGCATCAATGATGTAGACGGTGACGGCAAAGATGAAGTCTTTTTCGGGTCTATGGTCATCAATGATGACGGAACCGGCCTCTACAGTACTGGCTTGGGACACGGTGATGCCCTGCACGTGAGTGATTTGGATCCAGATCGTCCGGGCCTGGAATCCTGGACCGCACATGAATCCCAGCGTCAGTACCAAGGCAATGGGCTCTGGATGCGAGATGCCACCACCGGTGAAAAGCTTTGGGGCGTCCCCACTACTGGAGACATCGGCCGGGCCATGACCGCTGATATTGACCCCAGGCACAAAGGCTATGAAGCTTGGGGAGCCGGAGGAGGGTTGTACAACGCTAAAGGAGTTGAGATTTCACCGGTAAGGCCCCGAAGCATGAACTTCGGGAGTTGGTGGGACGGAGATCTACAGCGCGAACTCCTAAACGGGACCTCCATTGAGAAATGGGACTACACCAACAGCAAGCTTGACAGAATCTTCTCTGGTAACCAATACGGGGCTGTAAGCAATAATGGCACTAAATCTACCCCAGCGCTGAGTGCCGATATTTTAGGCGACTGGCGAGAAGAAGTGATATACCGTAACAGCAACAACCAGGAACTGCTGATTTTCACCACCACCGTGCCCACCACCCACCGGTTCTACACCTTCATGCATGACACGCAGTACCGAACCGCAGTAGCCTGGCAGAACGTGGGATACAACCAGCCGCCGCACACCAGTTTTTATGTAGGCGAGGGAATGACCCCTCCGCCAACTCCCGCTATTATCCTGGTTACAACCGCTAAACCAGCTTCAGCTAAAGTCAAGCGGTCACGTTAA
- a CDS encoding glycoside hydrolase family 2 protein — translation MLIKRILLLSFLLLGVAEAYAKGPETRQVKYLSGTDNKNTVAWDFMVTGGRQSGKWTTIQVPSHWEQQGFGSYNYGRDYVTYGKNFRFADEKGMYKHKFKVPKNWKGKDVYIVFEGSMTDTEVKINGKSAGPIHQGAFYKFRYNIKDKVGYGKDNLLEVTVSKMSADPSVNNAERLADYWIFGGIFRPVYLEAYPTEHVAYTAIDAKADGAFSMNVHLVNPQAGHEVVAEVVDAAGKVVGTGRASVSRDTLVNIKTKVNSPLQWTAETPNLYTVRTFIKSGRKNLYQTQEKFGFRTIEIRQGDGIYLNGTKIKMKGVNRHVWWPETGRSVSRDIDLMDVKLMKEMNMNAVRCSHYPPDKSFLQICDSLGLYVLDELAGWQKAYSTKAGAPLVKEMVIRDANHPSIIFWSNGNEGGHNKELVDDYAKYDHSNRPVIHAHHRPGNAFNGIDCNHYEDYYSTKNLLEGPNIYMPTEFLHAQDDGGGGTSLADFWELHWNSKLGAGGFLWDLADEGIVRTDLNNIIDVNKVNAPDGLVGPHREKEGSFFAIKEIYSPVHIKMDKLPAAFEGTIPVENRYHFTNLNQCTFQWELADYRKPGDTFAGAVTRKKGTGAGPSIAPTAKGNLKLNLPADWKEYDVLMLSAYDPHKELLYTWTWNVKTPDKLLSGLVLLTKEQAQAASKADSASQKKSALADWKVEVTETDSTILLKGGEIGIKLSKKNGNLTEVINTTAKNLTFGDGPVMVSGKAKVATVKHYKDGDGHVVEVNYTGDLKYARWKMHGNGWVSLDYEYSLNGDYPFTGISFTYPENFIIGAKWLGKGPYRVWKNRPQGMEHGVWENFYNDTHTGSAPWQYPEFKGYFSDITWMEFNTVEGKFIVASPQEGLFVRRFDFYGLSGVKPHPELPIGNVSFLDNIPPLGTKLALNISANTRNLGPAGEMNKVSGPIKRTLYFYFGLPKTDGNSQQFDRPVVNELF, via the coding sequence ATGCTTATCAAAAGAATCTTACTCCTTAGTTTCCTGTTGCTGGGTGTGGCCGAGGCCTACGCAAAAGGCCCCGAGACCCGGCAAGTCAAATACCTGTCAGGCACAGATAACAAGAACACCGTCGCCTGGGACTTTATGGTGACCGGCGGACGGCAAAGCGGTAAGTGGACCACCATCCAGGTGCCCTCGCACTGGGAGCAGCAGGGCTTCGGGTCCTATAACTACGGCCGCGACTACGTAACCTACGGCAAGAACTTTCGCTTCGCCGATGAGAAAGGCATGTACAAGCACAAATTCAAAGTGCCTAAGAATTGGAAAGGCAAAGACGTGTACATCGTCTTTGAAGGCTCCATGACCGACACCGAGGTGAAGATCAACGGGAAGTCCGCCGGACCTATCCATCAGGGAGCGTTCTACAAGTTCAGGTACAACATCAAAGACAAGGTGGGGTACGGAAAGGACAATCTGCTGGAAGTAACTGTGAGCAAAATGTCGGCGGATCCGTCAGTGAACAACGCTGAGCGCCTGGCCGATTACTGGATCTTCGGGGGCATCTTCCGCCCGGTGTACCTGGAGGCGTACCCAACCGAGCACGTGGCCTACACCGCCATTGATGCCAAGGCAGACGGCGCATTCTCCATGAACGTGCACCTGGTGAACCCGCAGGCGGGCCATGAAGTGGTGGCTGAGGTGGTGGACGCCGCCGGAAAAGTGGTAGGTACTGGCCGCGCCTCTGTTTCCAGAGACACGCTGGTGAACATCAAAACCAAGGTGAACAGCCCTTTGCAGTGGACGGCCGAGACGCCCAACCTCTATACCGTCAGGACCTTTATCAAGTCCGGCAGGAAGAACCTGTACCAGACGCAGGAGAAGTTCGGGTTCCGCACTATCGAGATCCGGCAGGGCGACGGCATCTACCTCAACGGCACCAAGATCAAGATGAAAGGCGTGAACCGCCACGTGTGGTGGCCGGAGACGGGCCGCTCCGTGAGCCGCGACATTGACCTGATGGACGTGAAGCTGATGAAGGAGATGAACATGAACGCCGTCCGTTGCTCGCACTACCCACCAGACAAAAGCTTCCTGCAGATCTGCGACTCCCTGGGCCTTTACGTGCTGGACGAGTTGGCCGGCTGGCAGAAAGCCTACAGCACCAAAGCCGGTGCGCCGTTGGTGAAAGAGATGGTGATCAGAGACGCCAACCACCCGTCCATCATCTTCTGGAGCAACGGGAACGAGGGCGGCCACAACAAAGAACTGGTGGATGACTATGCCAAGTATGACCACTCCAACCGACCGGTGATCCACGCGCACCACCGCCCCGGCAATGCGTTCAACGGCATAGACTGCAACCACTACGAGGATTACTACAGCACCAAAAACCTGCTGGAGGGACCGAACATCTACATGCCCACCGAGTTCCTGCACGCCCAGGACGACGGTGGCGGCGGAACCTCGCTGGCTGATTTCTGGGAGCTGCACTGGAACAGCAAACTGGGTGCCGGCGGCTTCCTGTGGGACCTGGCCGATGAGGGAATCGTGCGCACGGACCTGAACAACATCATCGACGTGAACAAGGTGAACGCCCCGGACGGTCTGGTTGGCCCGCACCGGGAGAAAGAAGGCAGCTTCTTCGCCATCAAGGAGATCTACTCGCCGGTGCACATCAAGATGGATAAACTGCCCGCCGCGTTTGAAGGCACCATCCCGGTGGAAAACCGGTACCATTTCACTAACCTGAACCAGTGCACGTTCCAGTGGGAACTGGCCGATTACCGCAAGCCCGGCGATACCTTTGCCGGTGCGGTGACCCGCAAGAAAGGCACCGGGGCCGGCCCGTCCATTGCCCCCACGGCCAAAGGCAACCTGAAGCTGAACCTGCCCGCCGACTGGAAAGAATATGACGTGCTGATGCTCTCGGCCTACGACCCGCACAAGGAACTGCTCTACACCTGGACCTGGAACGTCAAAACCCCGGACAAGCTGCTAAGCGGTTTGGTGCTGCTGACCAAGGAACAAGCCCAGGCCGCCAGCAAGGCAGACTCCGCGAGCCAGAAAAAGAGCGCCCTAGCTGACTGGAAAGTAGAGGTGACCGAGACTGATTCCACCATCCTGCTGAAAGGCGGCGAGATCGGGATCAAGCTGAGCAAGAAGAACGGCAACCTGACCGAGGTCATCAACACCACCGCCAAGAACCTGACTTTCGGCGACGGGCCGGTGATGGTTTCCGGGAAAGCCAAGGTGGCCACCGTGAAGCACTACAAGGACGGCGACGGACACGTGGTGGAGGTGAACTACACCGGGGACCTGAAATACGCCAGATGGAAGATGCACGGCAACGGGTGGGTGAGCCTGGACTACGAGTACAGCCTGAACGGGGATTACCCGTTCACCGGCATCAGCTTTACTTACCCCGAGAACTTCATCATCGGGGCCAAGTGGCTGGGCAAGGGCCCTTACCGGGTATGGAAGAACCGCCCGCAGGGAATGGAGCACGGCGTTTGGGAGAATTTCTACAACGACACACATACCGGAAGCGCCCCATGGCAGTACCCTGAGTTCAAGGGCTACTTCTCAGATATCACCTGGATGGAGTTCAACACCGTGGAAGGCAAGTTCATCGTGGCCTCGCCGCAGGAAGGCCTGTTCGTGCGCCGCTTTGACTTCTATGGCCTGTCCGGCGTGAAACCGCACCCGGAGTTGCCCATCGGGAACGTGTCTTTCCTAGACAACATCCCGCCGCTGGGCACCAAGCTGGCTTTGAACATCAGCGCCAACACCAGGAACTTGGGTCCTGCGGGCGAGATGAACAAGGTCTCCGGCCCGATCAAGCGCACGCTGTATTTCTACTTCGGTTTGCCTAAAACGGACGGAAACTCCCAGCAGTTTGACAGGCCGGTGGTGAACGAGTTATTCTAA
- a CDS encoding glycosyl hydrolase — protein sequence MMKIKRHIGALSFMLTVGCFTASAQGNEPPKWPAITQETKPWTRWWWMGSAVNQKDLTALMEQYRKAGLGGVEITPIYGAKGSEDQFINFLSPKWMEMLTHTLKEGTRLGMGVDMAQASGWPFGGPWVSLEDACKYVAHKTYSLKGGESLREPVQLIQEPLVRTVGEKIEIAKLQEPITLNPNLQLHAFDQVRFPKPLPLQVLMAYSEEGGALNLTNKVDKNGKLNWKAPSGNWNLYAVFQGWHGKMVERAGPGGEGDVIDHFSKQANENYLAYFDKAFAGQDLKSLRAFFNDSYEVDDAQGEANWTPQLFDEFKKRRGYDLREFLPALFGKSTEQTNQRVLCDYRETISDLILENYTEKWHDWAKKKGALIRNQAHGSPANILDLYAATDIPEIEGTDIQRIKFASSAANVTGKKLISSESATWENEHFLSSLGDVKKAMDLFLLGGVNHTFYHGTNYSPQAAAWPGWLFYAAVHFNPNNTFWTDFSALNTYMARCQSFLQAGKPDNDVLLYLPIYDSFSKSGNSLLQHFDGVSHGFKGTGFEASAEAMLKKGYSYDFISDRQLRNVIEEGNKLQTGGIAYKTVVIPDARLMPLETFEKLVQLAKDGATIVVYKNLPGSVPGLDDLKDRQEKYQKLIDQLTFANTDKEGIKKANVGKGAFIMGNDLDQTLAYAGINRERMVDKGLQYVRRQHDKGNYYFVANSGDKTFTDWLPVQENAQAVALFNPMTGKAGYAEVRKSATGEPEVYVQLAPGESVILETSNAPATGALYTYYKPSGSAQEVKGVWAISFTEGGPKLPAATKTTSLKSWTELGGEDVKNFSGTAKYTVTFTKPKGKAKAWVLDLGKVEESARVMLNGVAVDTLIGPVYQVTIPDEQLKRKNVLEVYVSNAMANRVAYMDRNDLTWQKFYNINMSARRSENRGKDGVFTAAKWQPKESGLIGPVTFTPVKAISKESINKLKPTSSQ from the coding sequence ATGATGAAAATCAAAAGACATATTGGTGCTCTAAGCTTTATGCTGACAGTAGGCTGCTTTACGGCCTCTGCTCAGGGAAACGAGCCGCCAAAGTGGCCTGCCATCACGCAGGAAACCAAGCCCTGGACGCGCTGGTGGTGGATGGGGAGTGCCGTGAACCAAAAAGATCTTACGGCCCTCATGGAGCAGTACCGCAAGGCGGGCTTAGGCGGAGTGGAAATCACCCCCATTTATGGCGCCAAAGGATCCGAGGATCAGTTTATCAATTTCCTTTCGCCCAAATGGATGGAGATGCTGACGCATACCCTGAAAGAAGGTACCCGTTTGGGAATGGGCGTAGACATGGCGCAGGCCTCAGGCTGGCCATTTGGCGGACCGTGGGTAAGCTTGGAAGATGCCTGTAAGTATGTGGCCCATAAAACCTATTCACTAAAAGGAGGCGAAAGCCTGCGGGAGCCCGTGCAGTTAATACAGGAGCCCTTGGTGCGTACCGTGGGTGAAAAGATAGAGATTGCCAAACTGCAGGAACCCATTACCCTGAACCCAAATCTCCAGCTACACGCCTTTGACCAGGTAAGATTTCCCAAGCCGCTTCCGCTGCAGGTTTTGATGGCCTATTCTGAGGAAGGGGGCGCCTTGAACCTGACAAACAAAGTAGATAAGAACGGCAAACTCAACTGGAAAGCGCCGTCCGGAAACTGGAACCTGTATGCGGTGTTCCAGGGCTGGCACGGCAAGATGGTGGAGCGGGCCGGTCCTGGTGGCGAGGGAGATGTAATAGACCACTTCTCAAAACAAGCCAATGAAAATTACCTGGCTTATTTTGACAAAGCTTTTGCCGGACAAGACCTCAAATCATTGCGGGCCTTCTTCAATGATTCCTATGAAGTAGACGATGCGCAGGGAGAAGCCAATTGGACGCCTCAACTGTTTGACGAATTTAAAAAACGGCGGGGTTACGATCTTCGGGAGTTCCTTCCGGCCTTGTTTGGGAAAAGTACCGAACAAACGAATCAACGCGTCTTGTGCGACTACCGCGAGACCATTTCTGACCTGATTCTGGAAAACTACACCGAAAAATGGCACGACTGGGCCAAAAAGAAAGGTGCCCTTATCCGGAACCAGGCACACGGTTCACCCGCCAACATCTTAGACCTGTATGCCGCCACAGACATACCCGAGATAGAAGGCACGGATATCCAGAGAATCAAGTTCGCTTCTTCGGCGGCGAATGTTACGGGCAAAAAACTGATTTCCTCTGAGTCGGCTACCTGGGAGAACGAGCACTTCCTGTCCTCTCTTGGTGATGTGAAGAAAGCCATGGATTTGTTCTTGTTGGGAGGGGTAAACCACACCTTTTACCATGGCACCAACTACTCGCCGCAAGCGGCCGCCTGGCCGGGGTGGTTGTTTTATGCGGCCGTGCACTTCAATCCAAACAACACCTTTTGGACCGATTTTTCGGCCTTGAACACATACATGGCGCGTTGCCAATCGTTCCTGCAGGCGGGCAAGCCAGACAATGACGTGCTTCTATACCTGCCTATTTATGATTCCTTTTCTAAATCTGGTAATTCCTTGCTCCAGCACTTTGATGGGGTGAGCCATGGCTTTAAAGGAACAGGTTTTGAAGCTAGTGCCGAAGCCATGTTGAAGAAAGGCTACAGCTATGACTTTATTTCTGACCGTCAGCTACGGAATGTCATAGAAGAGGGAAACAAGCTGCAAACCGGAGGTATTGCTTACAAAACAGTTGTCATCCCAGATGCCCGCCTCATGCCGCTGGAGACTTTTGAGAAATTAGTTCAACTAGCGAAAGACGGTGCTACTATAGTGGTGTACAAGAATCTACCTGGGAGTGTACCTGGGTTAGATGATCTAAAAGACCGACAAGAAAAATATCAAAAGCTAATCGATCAGCTCACTTTTGCAAACACCGACAAGGAAGGAATCAAGAAAGCCAATGTTGGGAAAGGCGCTTTCATCATGGGCAATGACCTTGATCAAACTTTAGCCTACGCGGGCATTAACCGGGAGCGCATGGTTGACAAGGGGCTGCAGTATGTGCGTCGGCAGCATGACAAAGGCAACTACTATTTCGTGGCCAACTCAGGTGATAAAACATTTACAGATTGGCTTCCTGTGCAGGAAAATGCCCAGGCCGTGGCGCTGTTTAACCCCATGACCGGAAAAGCAGGGTACGCCGAGGTACGGAAGTCTGCTACCGGAGAGCCCGAAGTGTACGTGCAGTTAGCGCCCGGCGAGTCCGTGATTCTGGAAACTTCGAACGCACCTGCCACCGGAGCCCTTTACACGTACTACAAACCATCTGGCAGCGCCCAGGAAGTAAAAGGTGTCTGGGCGATCAGCTTCACCGAAGGAGGCCCTAAACTTCCAGCCGCAACCAAAACTACCTCCCTGAAGTCTTGGACTGAGTTGGGAGGGGAGGATGTGAAAAACTTTTCGGGTACGGCAAAATATACCGTTACTTTCACTAAGCCGAAGGGCAAAGCCAAAGCTTGGGTGCTAGATTTGGGCAAAGTAGAGGAAAGTGCCAGGGTCATGCTGAATGGCGTGGCGGTAGATACCCTTATAGGACCTGTGTACCAAGTGACAATTCCTGATGAACAACTAAAAAGGAAGAATGTGTTGGAGGTCTACGTTTCTAATGCCATGGCAAACCGCGTGGCGTACATGGACCGCAATGACCTTACGTGGCAGAAGTTCTACAACATTAACATGTCTGCCCGCCGGTCAGAGAACCGCGGCAAAGACGGGGTGTTTACGGCGGCTAAGTGGCAACCAAAAGAGTCTGGCTTAATAGGCCCCGTAACGTTTACTCCAGTAAAAGCTATCTCTAAAGAAAGCATCAACAAACTCAAACCTACATCATCTCAATAA
- a CDS encoding DUF6250 domain-containing protein, whose translation MKVMKWIGLIATMCLLVFSVGCTRNGNLSQNADAAETKEKALYEKGELLYEDKFDTDLKNWIVEAPTTAGSTVTIQDGKLLMDVDGGATIWFNQKLSGDILIEYTRKVLIGSGKNDRLSDLNQFWMATDPRNNNLFTRSGVFSEYDSLLLYYVGFGGNTNSTTRFRKYTGNGERVLYTDLTDKAHLLEPNKEYSIRIVVRDGVTKFYVDNEEYFSFQDPEPLREGYFGFRTVQSRQEADDFRVYRIK comes from the coding sequence ATGAAAGTAATGAAATGGATAGGGCTTATTGCAACAATGTGTTTGCTCGTCTTTTCAGTAGGATGCACCCGAAACGGGAACTTGTCTCAGAATGCGGACGCTGCCGAAACAAAGGAAAAGGCCTTGTATGAAAAAGGAGAACTCCTGTATGAAGATAAATTTGATACTGATCTGAAGAACTGGATCGTAGAGGCTCCAACTACGGCAGGTTCAACTGTGACCATACAGGATGGTAAGTTGCTGATGGATGTAGACGGAGGTGCCACCATTTGGTTCAACCAAAAGCTTTCTGGAGATATCTTGATTGAATACACCCGAAAGGTATTAATAGGTTCTGGCAAAAACGACCGTCTCTCTGACCTGAATCAATTCTGGATGGCTACTGATCCCAGGAATAACAATCTATTCACCCGGTCTGGCGTGTTCAGTGAATATGACTCGTTGCTGCTGTATTACGTTGGCTTCGGGGGGAATACCAATTCCACCACCCGTTTCAGAAAATACACCGGAAACGGAGAGCGGGTCCTCTACACAGACCTCACCGACAAAGCCCACCTACTGGAGCCAAATAAAGAGTACTCCATCAGGATAGTGGTGCGCGATGGCGTTACAAAGTTCTATGTAGATAATGAAGAGTACTTCTCCTTTCAGGACCCAGAACCTTTGAGAGAAGGTTACTTCGGGTTCAGAACCGTCCAGTCCAGGCAGGAAGCAGATGACTTTAGAGTGTATCGGATAAAGTAA
- a CDS encoding exo-rhamnogalacturonan lyase family protein, translated as MEKSRIHFLLLCFSFCFGVVFPGLAQKGKAQPVDLKWLHNQTIHGATGVSWGVPWPKGTVKKGQQFYLTNAAGKVLPLQAWSMAYWPDGSLKWTGFATVAGPENNGLKLNLGKAQAPREQEKLQLKETGKSIRIHTGNLQCVVPKNGSFLLDSLVTEGRMVGSRGRLECVLQNGPDREAHESPTKDRYLSKVEKVTVEQTGPVRAVVRVEGKLQAEKGQRTWLPFSTRLYFYAGSNAVRIVNTLIYDGNDQQDFIKGLAVVFSVPMREQMHNRHVRFSGEGPGIWAEPVKPLVGRRPVNYQGKNVFADQVAGKRIANQEEFAAPEQKLIQDFPIWNDYKLMQNNADGFNIQKRTNTKSTWLDAIAGKRATGLAFVGDVQGGLAIGLKDFWQSYPAALEVRYAAKSMAELKVWLWSPYAEAMDMRHYDTLAHGLEATYEDVQEGFSTPYGIARTSELTLFASANVPSNEELSSLANISSQTPLLVTTPEYLHSVNTFGVWSLPDRSTSGKRWIEEQLDKAITFYQKEIDQRNWYGFWNYGDVMHAYDPVRHTWRYDIGGFAWANTELAPDMWLWYSFLRTGRADIFKMAEAMTRHTSEVDVYHIGRMAGLGSRHNVRHWGDGSKEVRESQAPYRRFYYYLTTDERTGDMMREVAQTADKALVEVDPLRLILPKSQYPTHSRIGPDWLALVGNWMTEWERTGDKRWRDKIMAGVNSFAKMPYGFFSGNQGAFGYDPATQKMHMLSNDAIGSAHLTVLMGGPEVAFELTDLLQDKTWNRLWLQYSELYGASEETIEKALGKRATLGSPGPHFARLPAYASKMKQNPELAKRAWAEFLHPRTAEQFDPKLINGVQAVKPLEEVPGVSTNNIAQWCLNAIQLLELVGDQIPAQNELWNSADKPKK; from the coding sequence ATGGAAAAGTCACGTATCCACTTCCTGCTCCTTTGTTTCAGCTTTTGTTTTGGCGTTGTTTTTCCAGGTTTGGCCCAAAAAGGAAAGGCGCAACCAGTAGACCTGAAGTGGCTGCATAACCAAACCATTCATGGGGCTACCGGGGTAAGTTGGGGCGTGCCCTGGCCTAAGGGAACAGTGAAGAAGGGACAGCAGTTTTACCTGACGAATGCTGCCGGAAAGGTACTTCCCTTACAGGCCTGGTCCATGGCGTATTGGCCTGATGGCTCTCTGAAGTGGACTGGTTTTGCCACGGTGGCCGGACCAGAAAACAATGGCTTGAAACTAAATCTGGGTAAGGCACAAGCCCCCAGAGAGCAAGAGAAACTTCAGTTGAAAGAAACGGGCAAAAGCATCCGCATCCATACCGGAAACCTTCAATGTGTTGTGCCTAAAAACGGCAGTTTTCTGCTGGACTCCTTAGTTACCGAAGGCCGAATGGTAGGAAGCCGGGGCCGGTTAGAATGTGTGCTGCAGAATGGCCCCGATAGAGAAGCGCACGAATCGCCTACCAAAGACCGGTATTTGAGCAAAGTAGAGAAAGTCACCGTAGAGCAAACCGGACCCGTAAGGGCGGTGGTGCGGGTAGAAGGAAAACTGCAGGCGGAAAAAGGGCAACGCACGTGGCTTCCGTTCAGTACCCGTTTGTACTTCTATGCGGGTTCAAACGCGGTGCGCATCGTGAACACCCTCATCTATGACGGCAACGATCAGCAGGACTTTATCAAAGGATTGGCGGTGGTTTTCTCGGTGCCCATGCGGGAGCAGATGCACAACCGGCATGTGCGCTTCTCAGGGGAAGGACCTGGCATTTGGGCCGAGCCGGTGAAACCGCTGGTGGGCAGACGTCCGGTGAACTATCAAGGGAAAAATGTGTTTGCAGACCAGGTGGCCGGCAAACGCATTGCAAACCAGGAGGAGTTTGCCGCGCCCGAACAGAAGCTTATCCAGGATTTCCCTATCTGGAACGACTACAAACTGATGCAGAACAACGCCGATGGCTTCAATATTCAGAAGAGGACCAATACGAAAAGCACTTGGTTAGATGCCATTGCCGGGAAAAGAGCTACCGGGTTGGCCTTTGTTGGGGATGTACAAGGCGGCTTAGCCATTGGGTTGAAAGATTTCTGGCAGTCGTACCCAGCTGCGTTGGAAGTGCGGTATGCGGCAAAAAGTATGGCGGAATTGAAAGTCTGGCTTTGGTCGCCGTACGCCGAGGCCATGGACATGCGGCACTATGACACCCTCGCCCACGGCCTGGAGGCTACCTATGAAGACGTGCAGGAAGGATTCAGCACGCCATACGGAATTGCCCGCACCAGTGAGCTGACCCTTTTTGCCAGCGCGAATGTACCGTCCAATGAAGAGTTGAGCAGCCTGGCAAACATCAGCAGCCAAACGCCTTTGCTGGTAACTACGCCAGAATACCTGCATTCGGTGAACACCTTCGGGGTGTGGAGTTTGCCAGACCGTTCCACTTCCGGTAAGCGTTGGATAGAGGAGCAACTGGACAAAGCCATTACTTTCTACCAAAAAGAAATAGACCAGCGCAACTGGTACGGCTTCTGGAACTACGGCGATGTCATGCACGCCTATGATCCGGTGCGGCATACCTGGCGCTATGACATAGGTGGCTTTGCCTGGGCCAACACCGAACTTGCCCCGGACATGTGGTTGTGGTACAGTTTCCTGCGTACCGGCCGCGCCGATATCTTCAAAATGGCCGAAGCCATGACCCGGCACACGAGCGAGGTGGATGTCTACCACATCGGGAGAATGGCCGGCTTAGGTTCTCGCCACAACGTGCGGCACTGGGGCGATGGCTCCAAAGAAGTGCGCGAAAGCCAGGCGCCTTACCGCCGGTTCTATTACTATCTCACCACTGACGAACGTACCGGTGACATGATGCGAGAAGTAGCGCAAACCGCCGACAAAGCCTTGGTGGAAGTAGACCCGCTTCGCCTGATTCTACCCAAAAGCCAATACCCCACGCACTCCCGCATCGGGCCAGATTGGCTGGCGTTGGTGGGCAATTGGATGACCGAATGGGAGCGCACCGGCGACAAACGTTGGCGCGACAAGATCATGGCTGGGGTGAATAGCTTCGCCAAAATGCCCTATGGATTCTTTTCCGGCAACCAAGGGGCTTTTGGGTATGATCCTGCCACACAGAAAATGCACATGCTCAGCAATGACGCCATTGGTTCTGCGCATTTAACTGTACTCATGGGTGGTCCTGAAGTAGCTTTTGAGCTAACGGACCTTCTGCAGGACAAAACCTGGAACAGACTCTGGCTCCAGTACAGCGAACTATATGGGGCTTCGGAAGAAACCATAGAAAAAGCCTTGGGCAAACGCGCCACCCTTGGTTCTCCCGGTCCACACTTTGCCCGATTGCCTGCCTACGCCTCCAAAATGAAACAGAACCCGGAACTGGCCAAACGTGCCTGGGCCGAGTTCTTACACCCGAGAACTGCTGAGCAATTTGATCCAAAGCTGATTAATGGGGTGCAGGCGGTGAAACCACTGGAAGAAGTGCCCGGCGTCTCCACTAACAACATCGCACAATGGTGCTTAAATGCCATTCAGTTATTGGAATTAGTAGGGGATCAAATACCAGCCCAAAACGAATTGTGGAACTCCGCAGACAAACCAAAGAAATAA